Proteins from one Gasterosteus aculeatus chromosome 11, fGasAcu3.hap1.1, whole genome shotgun sequence genomic window:
- the ntf4 gene encoding uncharacterized protein ntf4, giving the protein MHWLPLVAMVIASALPYPHDPASRIAAATTEPGFDPPAETRHDLAARLAADRDRRGNASQTDYNTAASVGRHADRRNLRSRGDHVKSSADGEASTLRGEEHRGTDRSSAGADGPTEGGTLGAGRVSRDNSLPESSSSVEQRTQKVAASPKGPTVPSKRPADSSMGSPTEDSLILEAGLDEMFLDAHPRVLFSPSPSPPEHPPLLLMLESGLLEEEEDGDGGEQDDMHIEGHGDRAVDRTLGWADSPSAAAAPEAARPVKRDKRSDTIGRRRGEKSVCEAESVWVTDKKMAIDSHGQNVTILQQIQTQTGPLQQYFYETRCREAELFSNTGRLTGGGGGPGAAPRPVGTGVAGAGCLGVDKKQWVSECKAKQSYVRALTKDANNRTGWRWIRIDSSCVCVLLSRTNQMAGRQVLPRQGRG; this is encoded by the coding sequence ATGCACTGGCTTCccctggttgccatggtgattgcCTCGGCCCTGCCATACCCCCACGACCCCGCGTCCAGGATTGCCGCCGCGACGACGGAGCCCGGCTTCGACCCCCCCGCGGAGACCCGCCATGACCTGGCCGCTCGCCTGGCGGCGGACCGCGACCGCCGCGGAAACGCCTCGCAGACGGACTACAACACGGCCGCCTCTGTCGGGCGCCACGCCGACCGACGGAACCTCCGGAGCCGCGGGGATCACGTGAAATCCTCCGCGGACGGGGAGGCGTCTACGCTCAGAGGGGAGGAGCATCGAGGGACGGACCGGTCGAGCGCCGGCGCGGACGGTCCCACGGAAGGAGGGACACTCGGGGCCGGGCGTGTCTCCCGGGACAATTCTCTACCAGAGTCCTCCAGCTCTGTGGAGCAGAGGACCCAGAAGGTCGCTGCCAGTCCGAAGGGTCCGACCGTTCCCTCAAAGAGGCCGGCGGACTCCTCAATGGGAAGTCCCACCGAGGACAGCTTGATCCTGGAGGCCGGGCTGGACGAGATGTTTCTGGACGCGCATCCGCGGGTCCTGTTCTCCCCCTCGCCGTCGCCTCCGGAGCACCCGCCTCTCCTGCTCATGCTGGAGAgcggcctgctggaggaggaggaggacggggacggCGGGGAGCAGGACGACATGCACATCGAGGGCCACGGGGACCGGGCCGTCGACAGGACTCTGGGCTGGGCGGACTCTccgagcgccgccgccgcccccgagGCGGCCCGTCCCGTCAAGAGAGACAAGCGCTCGGACACGATCGGAAGGCGGCGCGGCGAGAAGTCTGTGTGCGAGGCGGAGAGCGTCTGGGTCACCGACAAGAAGATGGCCATCGACTCCCACGGCCAGAACGTCACCATCCTGCAGCAGATCCAGACCCAGACGGGGCCGCTCCAACAGTACTTCTACGAGACGCGCTGCCGCGAGGCCGAGCTGTTCAGCAACACCGGCCGGCtgacgggcggcggcggcggccctggCGCAGCGCCGAGGCCGGTCGGGACGGGCGTGGCCGGCGCCGGCTGCCTGGGCGTGGACAAGAAGCAGTGGGTGAGCGAGTGCAAGGCCAAGCAGTCGTACGTCCGAGCGCTCACCAAGGACGCCAACAACCGGACCGGGTGGAGGTGGATCCGCATCGACTCGTCCTGCGTCTGCGTGCTGCTGTCCAGAACCAATCAGATGGCAGGAAGACAGGTCTTACCGAGGCAGGGGAGGGGCTaa